In Plasmodium falciparum 3D7 genome assembly, chromosome: 13, the following are encoded in one genomic region:
- a CDS encoding TBC domain protein, putative, with protein sequence MEYKLEFLSYLLIFKKKNERISKFDEQIKTCINIFEKSIINESDLKYLFERNILDMNPGVRSMCWKLALKHLSLDSNKWNTELIEKKKLYEEYIKSFVINPYYSCVDNKKKEFVKETEKEPKGKNMKDEYIEYNLDRNKTYYHKDDSLLKLQNDNNTKQMDYLEDEKYSSMDDECSEDNWLHSELFSQINKDTFRTRPELSFFNLNPQQTINSNIKILNSLISTETFDEEEQREKKRNNLEDIEGEHIPYLVNINNVNNFNNNETIKFYNKIIGNRNDPPDNKENKSKCVDDDKNICVHNNLPKEEMKNNKKLFPQTCKNKNVYKNDKQNISEVCDIIKPKRHYDLLCRILFIYAKIHPYVKYVQGMNEILAPLYFIIFNDPLCNCTLQGEADTFFCFLELMQRQKDVFCEGLDNTDDGINGKLKKFSLLLKMKEYEIWKKLYILKIETQYYALKWILLLLTQEFDMADTIILYDHFIINNNENFILYICLVICSKLKNSLLCGNFTVNLKLLQNIPPFDPYDIINEAKYLMNSDIKNNINITDIYNEYISQKKRNNPLQNIQYDESSLEILNEFEKPIDQNESTLNKTANLISNIKNKFIVQNIKNYITKKKIDMIKKFDQNIDEE encoded by the coding sequence ATGGAATACAAACTTGAATTTTTAAGCTATTTActtattttcaaaaaaaagaatgaaagGATATCAAAATTTGATGAACAAATAAAGacatgtattaatatatttgaaaaatcaataataaatgaaagcGATCTAAAATATCTTTTTGAAAGGAATATCTTGGATATGAACCCAGGTGTGCGTTCCATGTGTTGGAAATTAGCTTTAAAGCATTTAAGCTTAGATTCAAATAAATGGAATACAGAattaattgaaaaaaaaaaattatacgaagaatatataaaatcgtTTGTCATTAATCCTTATTATTCTTGtgtagataataaaaaaaaggaatttgTAAAAGAAACAGAAAAGGAACCAAAGGGTAAAAATATGAAGGATGAATATATTGAATACAATCTTGATAGAAACAAaacatattatcataaagatgattcattattaaaattacaaaatgaCAATAATACTAAACAGATGGATTATTTAGAGGATGAAAAGTATTCAAGTATGGACGATGAATGTTCAGAAGATAACTGGTTACATTCTGAATTGTTCagtcaaataaataaagacaCCTTTAGAACTAGACCAGaactttccttttttaatttaaaccCACAACAAACTATTAAcagtaatataaaaatattaaacagTTTAATTAGTACCGAAACATTTGATGAAGAAGAacaaagagaaaaaaaaagaaataatttgGAAGATATAGAAGGAGAACATATTCCTTATTtagtaaatataaacaatgtgaataattttaataataatgaaacgATTaagttttataataaaatcataGGCAACAGAAATGATCCTCctgataataaagaaaataaaagtaagtgtgttgatgatgataaaaatatatgtgttcataataatttaccaaaggaagaaatgaaaaacaataaaaagcTATTTCCCCAaacatgtaaaaataaaaatgtctataaaaatgataagcAGAATATTTCAGAAGTatgtgatataataaaaccaAAAAGACATTATGATTTGTTGTGCAggattttatttatatatgctaAAATTCATCCTTATGTTAAATATGTTCAGGGAATGAATGAGATATTAGCCccattatattttatcatatttaatgATCCTTTATGCAATTGTACTTTACAAGGAGAGGCAgatacttttttttgttttcttgaATTAATGCAAAGACAGAAAGATGTTTTTTGTGAAGGTCTTGATAATACAGATGATGGTATTAATGGCAAGTTAAAAAAGTTTTctcttttattaaaaatgaaagaatatgaaatatggaaaaaattatatattttaaaaatagaaaCTCAATATTATGCCTTAAAatggatattattattattaacacaGGAATTTGATATGGCCGATACAATAATATTGTAtgatcattttattattaataataatgaaaattttattttatatatatgtttagtTATATGtagtaaattaaaaaattctttattatGTGGTAATTTTACGGTGAACCtaaaattattacaaaatattcCTCCTTTTGATCCATacgatataataaatgaagcaaaatatttaatgaattcagatatcaaaaataatattaatataactgatatatataatgaatatattagtCAAAAGAAAAGGAATAATCCTTTACAAAATATTCAATATGATGAATCTTCTcttgaaatattaaatgaattcGAAAAACCAATAGACCAAAATGAAAGCACTTTAAATAAAACTGCAAATCTTAttagtaatataaaaaataaatttattgttcaaaatattaaaaattacattactaaaaagaaaattgatATGATCAAAAAATTTGATCAAAATATCGATGAAGAATGA
- a CDS encoding type I signal peptidase, with protein MNLLIYSCFNKSICFFLRRDLYLKKKNCTKVSFFNYFNSKEWNRYEKRIRKKSIILQNDAISNKFYIKNKIFCNKNVLLLPLEYKNNKQFQNCTIKIWKRNKNGYHIGLRNKKGSKKNNNNNNNNNNKRKKINFFSHVEPIKDFLKFTKKIVLCCFVIYGINNYIFDMTLTSGSSMYPLINQNGVILFYVCDYSLRWFNNLKKIYLSIYMNILYKCYNILQLHFDYEYTSYLYEIIYNKINKLKNKIKKCRHIYKRGDVVLLVSPVNEKKRVCKRIIAIENDKLFIDNFHSYVEIPPNNIWVEGDNQMDSYDSRNYGSVHVQLIIGKVFFLLDPFKEFAFVNSERNYKPDLRRYLHISN; from the coding sequence ATGAATTTGCTTATATACAGCTGTTTTAACAAAAGtatttgcttttttttaagaagagacttatatttgaaaaaaaagaattgtaCTAAAGTaagtttttttaattattttaattcgAAAGAATGGAATAGATACGAGAAAAGGATAcgaaaaaaaagtataatattacaaaatgatgcaatatcaaataaattttatataaaaaataaaattttttgtaataaaaatgtattactACTACCTTtggaatataaaaacaataaacaATTTCAAAATTGtactataaaaatatggaagaGGAATAAAAATGGTTATCATATTGGACTAAGGAACAAAAAAGgaagcaaaaaaaataacaataataataataataataataataaaagaaaaaaaataaattttttttcacacGTTGAACCGATTAaggattttttaaaattcacaaaaaaaatcGTATTATGTTGCTTTGTAATATAtggtataaataattatatatttgatatgaCACTTACAAGTGGATCTAGTATGTATCCGTTAATTAATCAGAATGgagttatattattttatgtatgtGATTATTCTTTAAGATggtttaataatttaaagaaaatatacttatctatatatatgaatattttatacaaatgttataatattttacaattaCATTTTGATTATGAATATACTTCTTATTTGTATGAAATTATTtacaacaaaataaataaattaaaaaataaaataaaaaaatgtcgtcatatatataaacgaGGTGATGTGGTACTATTAGTATCTCctgtaaatgaaaaaaaaagagtgtgtaaaagaattattgctatagaaaatgataaattgTTTATTGACAATTTCCATTCTTATGTAGAAATACctccaaataatatatgggTAGAAGGAGATAATCAAATGGATTCTTATGATAGTAGAAATTATGGTTCAGTACATGTTCAGTTAATAATTGGTAAagtattctttttattagaCCCCTTCAAAGAATTTGCATTTGTTAATTCGGAAAGGAATTACAAGCCGGACCTCAGGAGATATTTACACATTTCAAATTGA
- a CDS encoding SNARE protein, putative has product MEEQNFYNKSTYSKRKKISEIEKKCEESLNEILRSASEAKEISKKAEEELQYQTEQIKHINNETDSIQENLKQTEYHLQGIKYWWKNIHSFLGLNSFNNNEDIKTKKAVVNNAKYNPKNNFNDNYTKNNDNYKTSLNTKTPSQRKGTFDEKYENDLNTLSSMLDELHTRALVMGNTINEQNKMLNNVNEKMGHNIDKIRDQQKMMKEIMKK; this is encoded by the exons atggaggaacaaaatttttataataaatctaCCTATTCCAAAAGAAAA aaaataagtgaaattgaaaaaaaatgtgaagaaagtttaaatgaaatattaagaTCTGCCAGTGAAGCCAAAGAAATTTCAAAAAAAGCTGAAGAAGAATTACAATATCAGACAg aaCAAATAAAACACATAAATAATGAGACGGATAGCATCCAAGAGAATTTAAAACAAACAGAATATCATTTACAAGGTATAAAATATTGGTGGAAAAATATTCATTCCTTTTTAGGATTAAAtagttttaataataatgaagatattaaaacaaaaaaagctGTCGTAAATAATGCTAAATATAATCCaaagaataattttaatgataattacacaaaaaataatgacaatTATAAGACCTCCCTAAATACAAAAACACCGTCACAAA gaaaAGGGACATTTGATGAAAAATACGAGAATGATTTAAATACTTTATCTTCGATG CTGGATGAATTGCATACCAGAGCTCTGGTTATGGGGAATACCATAAATGAACAGAATAAAATG TTAAATAatgttaatgaaaaaatgggACACAATATTGATAAGATCAGGGATCaacaaaaaatgatgaaagaGATTATGAAAAAGTAG
- a CDS encoding ras-related protein Rab-11A → MAMKEDYYDYLFKIVLIGDSGVGKSNLLSRFTRDEFNLESKSTIGVEFATKSIQLKNNKIIKAQIWDTAGQERYRAITSAYYRGAVGALLVYDITKKNSFENIEKWLKELRDNADSNIVILLVGNKSDLKHLRVINDNDATQYAKKEKLAFIETSALEATNVELAFHQLLNEIYNVRQKKQATKNDDNLSIQPRGKKINVDDDNDKNETKKKNKCC, encoded by the exons ATGGCAATGAAAGaagattattatgattacctgtttaaaa tTGTTCTCATTGGAGATTCAGGAGTAGGAAAATCAAACCTACTTTCAAg ATTTACAAGAGACGAATTTAATTTAGAAAGCAAGAGCACCATAGGTGTAGAATTTGCTACGAAAAGTattcaattaaaaaataataaaattataaaagccCAAATATGGGATACAGCAGGTCAAGAACGATATAGAGCAATTACCTCTGCTTATTATCGAGGAGCAGTTGGTGCGTTATTAGTATatgatataacaaaaaaaaattcatttgaaaatattgaaaaatgGTTAAAAGAATTAAGAGATAATGCAGATTCAAATATTGTAATTTTATTAGTTGGTAATAAAAGTGATTTAAAGCATTTACGTGttattaatgataatgatgctACACAATATGccaaaaaagaaaagctGGCATTCATAGAAACATCTGCTCTTGAGGCAACTAATGTAGAGCTAGCTTTTCATCAATTATTAAATG aaatttataatgtaagacaaaaaaaacaagccacaaaaaatgatgataatttatCCATACAACCTAGggggaaaaaaattaat GtggatgatgataatgataaaaacgaaacgaaaaaaaaaaacaaatgttGTTGA